The segment TTACTTTATTCCACTGAGATGCATAATACTTAAGACAATGGTTGCCTttataaagaaaagaataaagaaaTCCACCATCTCTGCTATAAACCTGTGTGCCAAGGATGGGATAATGTATTCCCGACCTGtaacaaaaacatttaattacCCAAAATTTTACTGTGCTAAAGCAATTTATAACTTAAACCTGAACGTACATTAGTTTGCACTATACAGAATAAGAGGCAATATTAAAATGGTATTCCACATTGTCCCACTGcagggaacattttaaaaatccttattCTGACCCATGAAAGCCCATATTCCTTTTATTCAATTACCTccttaaaatgtaaataaaaataaaataaattaatggagctatcccatctcctagacctggaagggaccttgaaaggtcatcgagtccagccccctgccttcactagcaggaccagatccctaagtggccccctcaaggactgagctcacaaccctgggtttagcaggccaatgctcaaatcactgagctatccctccccccagtactgTACTTTGATACAATGGGAATTGGATGACAAGTTACCTAAGCATGTACCTAAACCAAGCAACATATCTTTGCTGTTGCTCTTCCTCATCCCATCCCTGCTCTGTTTGAGTCACATATTACACCTAAGTAACTAGACATGGTCCCATCCTTGAAGAGCTTACTTTTTGTAGTGTACCATTTTTGCATTCTATTATGATATTTACAAGGAACTTGatatagaatgttttcttgcaatttatttttttatctggGATTAAAACTGCCTCCTTCCCACCACTCACTCATTCTACCTTAGAGGAAGACTTCAGGAAGAGCTGAGCATCAGCCCTGTGAAAATCAGGCAGGGTCCTTTTAGATCTCTCAAGACAGGTTCCTGAAAATCAGGTATCCTAAATGCCTAGCCACTCTTggcaccagattttttttttttttaaccaaaaggaCAAGTGTCATATAAAAGAATTGTAGCTAGGCTGATTCTCCACATTGTATTTCCTCAGCAGCACTTACAGGGGCGCCTGAATGAAACTTATATTCTAACAATTGCAATTTAAAATATTCATCCATCTGACTTAATATAACCATATTTGTTAAAAGTCACACAAGTATATTTTGGAAGGAAGAAGGAACCCTTTACTATTCCACTTCTTCCCCCACAAAAAACTTCACGACAATAACCTCTCCTACCAAAAAAGCCATCTTCACAAGGCATCCACAGAAGCTGCACAAATGGCACTCTGAATACTAGCCTCAACAAGTTGCTTGAGAGCAGCACAAAGCTCTCAGCCTCTGTGTTCttgtttttaaatggcaaatACAGTTAGAAGAGTGATTAGGTAAGAAGGGCACCTTCTTAATATTTGCTTCTGAACATCTTCCTTTTATATCTGCTTACCTCACTGACAAAATTACTCTCATTAATGCTAAAGAACAGAAAAACAGATTCAATTCCCATTCTTGCATTGTCATAGTTGTCAAATAAATTCTAATTGTACAATCTTTAACCAAAGATGACGCAAGAATGTGAAGAACACAGCTTGACTTCCTCACGCCAAGTTGTGCATGCAGTACCAGAAGGTCCAAATCAAATGAACTTTCTAAAATGAGCATGTTTAATATGAAAGTTAGTGATATGGAACCTCTCATTTTATTCTTCTGACTATAGCCACACTAATATATTAAATGCAGCAACAACTGGTTAAGATGAAAGCTAAGTGTTAAGACTGTGAAAGTCAGGACTTAAATATGACACACTTGTTAAAGTATCTTAGAATTCTTAAATCTATTAACATGAATGGTGCTACTAATATAATACTGCATATGCTATTCTTTGAGGATAACCGTCTATGGTGAATTAAGAAGAATTATTTTATTGCTTCCATGAAATTCTGACTGTGGTCACAACTATCCTTGATATTCAAAATCACTTTCAGATGCCAGCAGAACACAAAGTACCAAGTATCCGTCATTCCACACATTGTCCCCTGGCATAGCAGATTAGTGTACTAACTTCTGAAGATGAGGATAAAATTGTTGATTCAAGAATAAAATGTTGATTTTATTTAGTATTTGGATcacccaggggcagctccaggcaccaagcgtgtgcctggggtggcaagccgcagggggcggcctgccggttgctgtgggggtggcagtgaggcagccttcggcggcatacctgcgggaggtccaccggtcccgtagCTTCAGCGGCTGGCACGCCGAAggtgcgggaccggtggacctcccgcaggcatgccgccgaatccaccttagcagcggacctcccgcaggcatgctgccgaaggctgcctcactgccgtgcttggggtagcaaaatacatagagccgcccctgggatCATCACCATTTCTTTCATTAGGCAGCTAAAGGGGTTGTCATGCACCCAAGTTCAGAGGCAGCTAAAGGGGTTGTCATGCACCCAAGTTCAGAGGCACTAAACAATCCCAATAATATCTGTACTTCTACAAAGCCCTTTGAGGATTTTGAGAAGCGTTGCAACCTTAACATCTAAACCTCGTTAGTCATAGTTCCCTATAGTAAAATGAAGAAACTGAAGCTCAGAGATTAAGTTTGCCTACACATCATAAACCAGTGGCAGGGCCTGGAATGAAATACAGACGCTCCCATTCCCAGGCCAACCACAACGCTACGCTTCGAAAAtataaaatgctaaatattaGAGCCGAAGACGGGCTCTGTGTAACTTTTCTCTCCCCCAACAGCAGCCAGTCCAATAATCCCACCTAATCCCGAACAGCAAAGCCCCATCACTGACAAGCCTGGTCCAAGCTCTGCCTGGAGACCAGGCGTGGGATAGGTGGCCAGGGCAGCGCTTGGCACCTTCACAGCACTGGGGCGTCACAACTCCCAGGACACCCCGGCCAGTCAGTTCAGAGATCCCGCCGGGGCCACCCGCTCGAGCCAGAACCACTCGTTAGGAGGctccttccccagctgcccctgaGCCTTCACCTCGGCcggggtctccccccacccccatctcaccTGCCGGCCGGCCGCTCTCCCTCGGGGCGCTGCTGGCGGCGGGGCCGGGCCTGGGCACCGCGGCCAGGCGCGCGGCTCCGGGCCAGGCGGGCGGCGCGCGGGGTCCCGGCGCGGCGGGGGCGGCGAGGAGGTAGCAGGGGGCGTAGTAggcgggcggcggggggcagccgGGGGCGGCGGGCGGGCCCGGGCTGCCGTAGGGGGCGGCGGCGAGGAGCGCGGGGAGGCTGCTCTGCCAGCTCCAGTAGCCGCAGTACGAGTCCCAGAGCCACTGGTGCACGCGCCGCGCGTACTCCCCCGCGCTCAGCGCCTTGGCCTCGGAGCCCtcgcccgccgccgccgccgccgcctcgggCTCGGGCTCGCCCGGGGCTGCCGCGACCTCCGCCATAGCCCCGTCCCCTCCTCTACCTTCCCTGTGACGCACACACGCTCCCTGACCTCCCTCCCTGACTGCGCAGGCGCGGGGTGCCGCTCCAGCCAATCCACCCGCCAGGACGGGGGAGGCATGAGAGAAACTGaagagctctcccctcccccccccctgcgggGAGATGGTATCGTCCAGGGTTGAGCGGATAGAGCAGGAGCTCCTAGGGTTAGGGGGTGGAGCGCGGGAGCTCGGAGTCCCGGGAATGGAAGGGGGGGCGAGCACTGTAGCGACATCCCTTTCCATCCGCCCAGGTTCAGTGCAATGGGGCCGCACCTAAATCAGATGAcccggccggggctgggaggatgGACCCTAATTCTGAGGGTTTCAGGGTCACCAGGGGTGGGCGGGTCTAGGGAAATCACCTCCCAACACGTGTTACCCAATTCATGGAGAGCCCCCAGGagactgccctgccctgcccacctgGTGACAAAGAAGAGAGATTCCCCGCACCTCCCACCCCCCTAACGCTCCCCGCCACTGCTCTCAGGAGGTCGGACCTGTCACCTGTGTCCTGTCATTGCTGGCCCTTTGTGGTCCCGACGCAGGTGCACGTGGCCACCTcagctttctctctcctttttccagtTTGGCCTCATTGTTTTTTGAGGAGAAAACTTTAATGGTGTCTGCTGATTTGAGAAAAATACCCTTCTCGTGCTTCCTCCTAGTgagtacataagaacagccatagtgggtcagatcaatggtctgtctagcccagtatcctctcttctgatagtggccagtgtcaggtgctTTAGTGGCAATGAACAGAAAAGGCAATAATCCAGTAATTGATcctgtccactcccagcttctggcaatcagaggctagggacgctcAGAGCATAGGGttctgtccctgaccatcttggctcatcgccattgatggacctatcttccttGAGTAAAAAGTGTTTCTCTGGTCCCCACTAGGTTTAGACAGCTTGTGCCTCCTGCTTTCTGCCTCTAGGTTATGGTCACTGGTTTGAGTTCGTGTCAGTCTTAACACATTTCACTGCAGTGTGAGATAGTCTTTTTGTCTGATAGGTCTATGTAGGGATCAGTACTCCGCAGCTAAAGGTGCGGGGAAATGACCACAG is part of the Chrysemys picta bellii isolate R12L10 chromosome 2, ASM1138683v2, whole genome shotgun sequence genome and harbors:
- the LOC101951932 gene encoding protein FAM8A1, with translation MAEVAAAPGEPEPEAAAAAAGEGSEAKALSAGEYARRVHQWLWDSYCGYWSWQSSLPALLAAAPYGSPGPPAAPGCPPPPAYYAPCYLLAAPAAPGPRAPPAWPGAARLAAVPRPGPAASSAPRESGRPAGREYIIPSLAHRFIAEMVDFFILFFIKATIVLSIMHLSGIKDISKFAMHYIIEEIDEDTSMEDLQKMMIVALIYRLLVCFYEIICIWGAGGATPGKFLLGLRVVTCDTSVLIAPNRVLVIPSSNVSITTSTIRALIKNFSIASFFPAFITLLFFQHNRTAYDIVAGTIVVRRNGVR